The following coding sequences lie in one Candidatus Liberimonas magnetica genomic window:
- the fmt gene encoding methionyl-tRNA formyltransferase, producing the protein MKILFFGTPEIAEVYLKELIQTQEVVGIITRPDRPRDRGQKLVSPPVKILAEQNNIPVFQPEKFNDDIINNLKVLNPDVGVVVSYGKLIPENIFSVPKIGCFNIHFSLLPKYRGAAPIQWALINGEKETGVTTFWIEKTLDSGPVLVQKSIEISQDDNYLSLAKTLTALGVVVLQESFDKLKKGQSRGEPQNGTPTFAPPLKKENGKIDWSKPADVIFNLIRGTTPWPGAYSEIKEGNLKGKILKIIKAHAVQGAKYETETSPGQIVEIVKNAGFIVRCGEGFLMIEEVHLENKKQSSAWSFLQGSHFNSGDKIF; encoded by the coding sequence ATGAAAATATTATTTTTTGGGACACCAGAGATCGCTGAAGTGTATTTAAAAGAGCTTATACAGACACAGGAAGTTGTTGGTATAATTACCAGGCCGGACCGTCCCAGGGACAGGGGGCAAAAACTGGTTTCGCCGCCAGTCAAGATACTTGCAGAGCAGAACAATATTCCTGTTTTTCAGCCTGAAAAATTTAATGATGATATCATTAATAATTTGAAAGTCTTAAATCCTGACGTTGGCGTAGTTGTTTCGTACGGGAAATTGATACCGGAGAATATTTTTTCGGTCCCGAAGATCGGGTGTTTTAATATACATTTTTCTCTTCTTCCAAAATACAGGGGAGCGGCACCTATACAATGGGCTTTGATAAACGGCGAAAAAGAAACAGGGGTAACGACTTTCTGGATTGAAAAAACATTAGATAGCGGCCCAGTACTTGTTCAAAAATCTATTGAAATAAGCCAAGACGATAATTATCTGTCTTTGGCTAAAACGCTTACAGCTTTAGGCGTGGTGGTTTTGCAGGAGAGTTTTGACAAGTTGAAAAAAGGACAGAGCAGGGGCGAGCCGCAGAACGGGACGCCGACTTTTGCTCCGCCTTTGAAAAAGGAGAACGGGAAAATAGACTGGTCAAAACCGGCGGATGTTATCTTTAACCTCATAAGAGGCACTACCCCCTGGCCCGGGGCATATAGTGAGATAAAAGAAGGAAATCTAAAGGGTAAAATATTAAAGATCATTAAAGCCCACGCGGTGCAGGGCGCAAAATACGAGACAGAAACTTCTCCGGGGCAGATAGTTGAGATAGTTAAGAACGCAGGTTTCATCGTCCGCTGCGGGGAGGGGTTTTTAATGATAGAAGAAGTGCACCTTGAAAACAAAAAACAGTCTTCAGCCTGGAGCTTTTTGCAAGGGAGCCATTTTAATAGCGGCGATAAAATCTTTTAA
- a CDS encoding EFR1 family ferrodoxin (N-terminal region resembles flavodoxins. C-terminal ferrodoxin region binds two 4Fe-4S clusters.) produces MKTTIYYFTGTGNSLKVARDIAGGLGETELIPIAKAIKNDVKPSADRIGLIFPVYVWGVPVIVTNFVKKLEATDKYFFSVVTYGGMPASTVNQLKNLLRGRNIKLSAGFGVKMPGNYVPLYGAYPEKTCNELYDKEKNKIKEIIEYIKAGREGRCEDNSFIVNWIFSGIIYNLSVSKMHEASKKFWVKDTCTKCGLCEKICPVKNIRLDQGKPVWDKRCEQCLACIQWCPVEAIQFGKSTETRKRYRHPEIKVEDLFI; encoded by the coding sequence ATGAAAACAACGATCTATTATTTTACAGGTACGGGTAACTCCTTAAAAGTTGCGCGAGATATAGCCGGAGGGCTTGGCGAAACAGAGCTTATACCCATAGCTAAAGCAATAAAAAATGATGTAAAACCCTCAGCCGACAGGATAGGTTTAATTTTTCCGGTTTACGTATGGGGTGTACCGGTAATTGTAACTAATTTTGTCAAGAAACTGGAAGCAACCGACAAATACTTTTTTTCCGTGGTTACTTACGGCGGTATGCCTGCATCTACGGTCAACCAGCTAAAAAACCTTCTAAGAGGCCGGAACATCAAGCTGTCTGCAGGTTTCGGCGTGAAAATGCCGGGAAACTATGTGCCTCTCTATGGGGCGTATCCGGAAAAAACCTGCAATGAATTATATGATAAAGAAAAAAATAAGATAAAAGAAATAATTGAATATATTAAAGCCGGCAGGGAAGGCAGGTGTGAAGATAATTCATTTATCGTTAACTGGATTTTTTCAGGGATAATATATAATTTAAGCGTATCTAAGATGCATGAAGCAAGTAAGAAATTCTGGGTAAAGGACACCTGTACTAAATGCGGGCTGTGTGAAAAAATATGCCCTGTGAAAAATATTAGACTTGACCAAGGCAAGCCCGTTTGGGATAAGCGGTGCGAGCAGTGCCTGGCTTGTATTCAATGGTGCCCTGTAGAAGCTATTCAGTTCGGGAAATCAACTGAAACAAGGAAAAGGTACCGCCATCCGGAAATAAAGGTGGAAGATTTATTTATATAA
- a CDS encoding cupin domain-containing protein, producing MTKKPIIKYQIKNHNRAWNPLFKDKKSWLFGFFKPKTRSIKDYDYLELHKYPELFILLEGRIVMTFKKIENSPIEKLELKKGEVVIFNCWHNGYALEKGSTALVIERPKNPTKHLNI from the coding sequence GTGACTAAAAAACCTATTATTAAATACCAAATCAAAAACCATAATAGAGCATGGAACCCGCTGTTTAAAGACAAGAAAAGCTGGCTTTTCGGTTTTTTTAAGCCGAAGACAAGGTCTATCAAAGATTATGACTATCTTGAACTGCACAAATATCCGGAGCTGTTCATTTTACTTGAAGGCAGGATAGTTATGACTTTTAAAAAGATCGAAAACTCTCCTATAGAAAAGCTGGAACTTAAAAAAGGCGAAGTTGTGATATTTAACTGCTGGCACAACGGCTATGCACTTGAAAAAGGAAGCACTGCTTTGGTCATAGAACGCCCCAAAAATCCCACTAAACATCTTAATATCTAA
- the mfd gene encoding transcription-repair coupling factor: protein MKKIFSGLFAGGKAYFVLENHDAYKNTLVIAGEDEINLWFNNLTALGKFYYNPKIYSFLTTDNFNRIETLNNLKNSSSSIILATESSVKEKTFSAGSFQKNILKLSSESRFNLENLTKNLIDFGFTHDEFVEEKGQFSRRGEILDVWPVDQNVPWRLVFNNDTLESIRSFDVDSQRSSRFFNKIEILPVKEIPEGYLSEYLSEETKVYFDIKPDPELEKIFEGYDCFINEPLSKDAEDAGFKALLKYEGKIPLFIDEFKKFAGSGYKTAIFCPHQGEKERIEEILFENKLLDFVSEINIGPLEEGFYSDKRRLAVFSSQEILYKRKPVSFPKFKTGRRLEGLWEISSGDYVVHERYGIGRYLGLKKIARGQQEQEYLCIEYKGGDKLYIPIYDFKVVQKYVGLEGYRPKLHSLDTVAWERAKQRAKESAIELAQDLLKLYAERQKSEGVAYPRDIPWEMELSDSFPYSETEDQLKAIEEVKADLSKSQPMERLVCGDVGYGKTEVAIRAAFKVVLSSKQVAVLVPTTVLAEQHFQTFTQRLSPFPVKIEVLSRFQSKLEQTKAIENIKAGSVDIVIGTHRLLQKDIEFHDLGLLIIDEEHRFGVKQKEKIKSMKKNVDVLLLSATPIPRTLSLALSNIRDLSVIETPPYGRLPIETHLGHYDEKLIQKIIRAELSRGGQVFYVHNRVETILTKAEQIKKLIPESKLGIVHGQLSGPEIEKAMWRFLHKEIDVLLATTIIESGLDIPSVNTMIVEDAENFGLSQLYQLRGRIGRSSQKAYCYLFSSSSSLTEDARKRLEALNELSELGSGFRLALRDLEIRGGGNVLGAEQHGFVREVGFELYSRLIAEASRNLKGEVALPKENEESKTVVDFDIPAYIPESYIASDDLRIIFYRRLVNAGSNEDLSGIREEFLDRFGKLPVPLENLFRLTGLRLTAQKSNVKSIIEKEKFYEIYFLEDISVKPENIVQLAQDYKDILEFIRGESKGIRLIKKLIRAEPVDYLKAFLSNLHKYVKINQK, encoded by the coding sequence TTGAAAAAAATATTTTCAGGACTGTTTGCCGGCGGGAAAGCTTATTTTGTTCTTGAAAATCACGATGCATACAAGAACACATTGGTAATTGCCGGGGAAGACGAAATTAACCTGTGGTTCAATAACCTTACGGCGCTCGGCAAATTTTACTACAATCCGAAGATATATTCATTTTTGACAACTGACAACTTTAACCGGATAGAAACCTTAAATAACCTTAAAAACTCTTCCTCGTCAATAATACTTGCGACCGAAAGCTCGGTCAAAGAAAAAACATTTTCAGCCGGTTCATTTCAAAAAAATATATTAAAACTCTCAAGCGAAAGCCGGTTTAACCTGGAAAATCTGACTAAGAATCTTATTGATTTCGGGTTTACCCATGACGAGTTCGTAGAAGAAAAAGGCCAGTTCTCAAGGCGCGGGGAGATACTCGATGTATGGCCTGTCGACCAGAACGTGCCGTGGCGCCTCGTATTTAATAATGACACCCTTGAATCCATCCGCAGTTTTGATGTGGACAGCCAGCGCTCAAGCCGGTTTTTTAATAAAATAGAGATCCTTCCTGTAAAAGAAATCCCTGAAGGTTACTTAAGCGAATATCTTTCAGAAGAGACAAAAGTATATTTTGATATTAAACCCGACCCGGAGCTTGAAAAGATATTTGAAGGTTATGATTGTTTTATAAATGAGCCTCTGAGTAAAGATGCCGAAGATGCAGGTTTTAAAGCCCTGTTGAAATATGAGGGAAAGATACCTTTGTTCATTGACGAGTTTAAAAAGTTCGCAGGCTCGGGATACAAAACCGCTATTTTCTGTCCGCATCAAGGCGAAAAAGAAAGGATCGAAGAGATACTTTTTGAGAATAAGCTGTTAGATTTTGTTTCTGAAATAAATATCGGGCCGTTGGAAGAAGGTTTTTATTCGGATAAGAGGCGGCTGGCGGTTTTTAGCAGCCAGGAGATCTTGTACAAGAGAAAGCCGGTCAGTTTCCCGAAATTTAAGACAGGAAGAAGGCTTGAAGGGTTATGGGAGATATCAAGCGGCGATTACGTTGTGCATGAAAGGTACGGCATAGGCCGTTACCTGGGGCTAAAGAAGATAGCAAGGGGCCAGCAGGAGCAGGAATACCTGTGCATCGAATATAAAGGCGGGGATAAGCTTTACATACCTATTTACGATTTTAAGGTCGTGCAGAAATATGTGGGGCTTGAAGGGTACAGGCCGAAACTTCATTCGCTCGATACCGTAGCCTGGGAAAGGGCAAAACAGAGAGCAAAAGAAAGTGCGATCGAACTTGCCCAGGACCTCTTAAAGCTATATGCCGAACGCCAGAAAAGCGAAGGTGTCGCATACCCGAGAGATATCCCGTGGGAAATGGAATTAAGCGATTCGTTCCCGTATTCGGAAACCGAGGACCAGCTCAAAGCCATAGAGGAAGTCAAGGCTGACCTGTCAAAATCTCAGCCTATGGAAAGGCTTGTCTGCGGCGATGTCGGTTACGGGAAAACCGAGGTCGCGATCCGTGCGGCATTTAAAGTTGTCCTGTCTTCAAAACAAGTAGCAGTGCTTGTGCCTACGACCGTCCTTGCGGAACAGCATTTCCAGACCTTCACCCAGAGGCTGTCTCCGTTCCCGGTAAAAATAGAGGTGTTGAGCAGGTTCCAGTCAAAGCTTGAGCAGACAAAAGCGATAGAGAACATCAAAGCAGGCTCGGTGGATATAGTCATAGGCACGCACAGGCTCCTGCAGAAAGATATAGAGTTCCATGACCTGGGGCTCCTTATAATAGATGAAGAACACCGCTTCGGCGTCAAGCAAAAAGAGAAAATAAAGTCTATGAAAAAAAACGTAGACGTGCTCCTTCTTTCAGCTACGCCGATACCCAGGACGCTTTCTCTTGCGCTTTCAAATATCAGGGACCTTTCTGTCATCGAGACGCCGCCGTACGGAAGGCTTCCCATAGAAACGCACCTCGGTCATTATGACGAAAAGCTAATCCAAAAAATAATAAGGGCAGAACTCTCCCGCGGAGGTCAGGTTTTTTATGTGCATAACAGGGTCGAAACGATACTTACTAAAGCCGAACAGATAAAAAAACTTATACCTGAATCTAAGCTTGGCATTGTTCATGGACAGCTTTCTGGCCCGGAGATAGAAAAAGCGATGTGGCGGTTCCTCCATAAAGAAATAGATGTGCTGTTGGCTACCACTATAATCGAGTCAGGCCTAGACATACCTTCAGTAAACACCATGATAGTTGAAGATGCGGAAAATTTCGGCTTATCCCAGCTTTACCAGTTAAGAGGAAGGATAGGCAGGTCCAGCCAAAAAGCCTATTGTTATTTATTTTCGAGTTCCTCTTCTTTGACGGAAGATGCACGCAAGAGGCTTGAGGCCCTAAATGAATTGAGCGAGCTTGGCTCAGGGTTCAGGCTGGCCTTAAGGGACCTGGAGATCCGAGGCGGAGGAAATGTCCTTGGGGCAGAGCAGCACGGTTTTGTAAGAGAGGTCGGTTTTGAGCTGTATTCAAGACTGATTGCCGAAGCCAGCCGCAACCTTAAGGGCGAGGTCGCTTTGCCTAAAGAAAACGAAGAATCCAAAACAGTAGTCGATTTCGATATCCCGGCCTATATCCCGGAAAGCTATATAGCCTCGGATGATCTAAGGATAATATTTTATAGAAGACTTGTGAATGCAGGCTCAAATGAAGACCTGTCCGGAATAAGGGAAGAGTTCCTAGACCGTTTCGGGAAGCTCCCCGTGCCCCTTGAGAACCTTTTCAGGCTTACGGGCCTCCGTTTAACAGCGCAAAAAAGCAATGTCAAAAGCATTATAGAAAAAGAAAAGTTTTACGAGATATATTTTCTTGAAGATATAAGCGTTAAGCCTGAGAACATAGTACAACTTGCACAGGACTATAAGGATATCCTGGAATTCATACGCGGGGAATCTAAAGGCATCCGCCTGATAAAAAAACTGATCCGGGCTGAACCTGTTGACTACCTGAAAGCTTTCTTGTCAAACCTTCACAAATATGTTAAAATTAACCAAAAATGA
- a CDS encoding YchF family ATPase, producing MKVGIVGLEGAGKKSLFSLLTGKDIEAHVQVKEEIGVVSVPDERIDFLAGMFASKKKVYSQIEFHLIPSVKKDSQETKKMLVETKFMDMIAIVARQFSDENVYHPLGNVDFQRDYFTLKNELLLADLMLVETRLDNIAKQLKAKSDTVVLKEKEVIEKLKTVLEQGNYLSSLKLTDEEGKIIKSLNFLTFKPVFVIINCDEDKVNTAFNLPDGAKSLNVSVKIEREIQGLAENEKKEFLDTLALTDTSINRLIKFAYSYGELISFITAGPKDSHSWTIRNGTNAHNAAGAIHSDIEKGFIRAEVVSFEDLKRAGSEAEAKKLGVYRLEGKEYIVKDGDIIVFRFNV from the coding sequence ATGAAAGTAGGAATAGTCGGGCTTGAAGGGGCAGGCAAAAAAAGCCTGTTTTCGCTTTTAACAGGAAAAGATATCGAAGCGCATGTGCAGGTAAAGGAGGAAATAGGCGTGGTAAGTGTACCTGATGAACGGATAGATTTTCTTGCCGGAATGTTTGCCAGCAAGAAAAAGGTTTATTCACAGATAGAATTCCATCTCATCCCGTCGGTCAAGAAAGATTCGCAGGAAACAAAGAAAATGCTTGTTGAAACGAAATTTATGGATATGATAGCCATCGTGGCCCGTCAGTTTTCCGATGAGAATGTTTATCATCCTTTAGGCAATGTGGATTTCCAAAGAGATTACTTTACATTGAAGAACGAACTGCTTCTGGCGGACCTGATGCTTGTCGAGACCAGGCTTGATAATATAGCCAAGCAGCTGAAAGCAAAAAGCGATACCGTGGTCTTAAAAGAAAAGGAGGTCATCGAAAAGCTAAAAACAGTCCTTGAACAAGGCAATTATTTATCTTCCCTGAAACTCACCGATGAAGAAGGAAAGATAATCAAAAGCTTGAATTTTTTAACGTTTAAACCTGTTTTTGTAATAATTAATTGCGATGAGGACAAGGTGAACACAGCATTTAACCTGCCGGACGGAGCAAAAAGCCTGAATGTATCGGTTAAGATAGAACGTGAGATACAAGGCCTTGCGGAAAACGAAAAGAAGGAATTCCTTGACACTTTAGCCTTGACCGATACTTCCATAAATCGTCTGATAAAATTCGCCTATAGCTACGGGGAACTTATCTCGTTTATCACGGCAGGGCCTAAAGATTCCCACTCCTGGACCATAAGGAACGGGACCAACGCCCATAATGCCGCAGGGGCCATACATTCGGATATAGAAAAAGGCTTCATTAGGGCCGAGGTTGTTTCCTTTGAAGATTTAAAACGTGCCGGCTCCGAAGCCGAGGCAAAAAAACTCGGTGTCTACAGGCTGGAAGGAAAAGAATACATTGTTAAAGACGGCGATATCATAGTCTTCAGGTTCAATGTTTAA